In Deinococcus sedimenti, a single genomic region encodes these proteins:
- a CDS encoding phosphoadenylyl-sulfate reductase, with translation MTILSPRPDFTPDSDPLDVIRWTLEAHPDVLMPSAFNLNGVVLLDLAVKAGYRGEVVFVDTGYHFPETLATRDRLAARYPELTFVTLNDGATPEDGQTDPALYAADPDACCAVRKVAPLQAYLRERAPSALLNARSRDQASTRADIPFVEDGARVKVNPLAHWTRERLETYAREQDLPVNPLYWDGFLSVGCWTCTRAVRPGEDARAGRWAGKGKTECGLWAGDGKL, from the coding sequence ATGACGATCCTCTCGCCCCGACCCGACTTCACGCCGGACAGCGACCCGCTGGACGTGATCCGCTGGACGCTGGAGGCGCACCCGGATGTCCTGATGCCCAGCGCGTTCAACCTGAACGGCGTGGTGCTGCTCGATCTGGCCGTGAAGGCCGGGTACCGGGGCGAGGTGGTGTTCGTGGACACCGGGTACCACTTCCCCGAGACGCTGGCGACCCGTGACCGGCTGGCCGCCCGCTATCCGGAACTGACGTTCGTGACCCTGAACGACGGCGCGACCCCCGAGGACGGGCAGACCGACCCGGCCCTGTACGCGGCCGACCCGGACGCCTGCTGCGCGGTGCGGAAGGTCGCGCCCCTCCAGGCGTACCTGCGCGAGCGGGCCCCGTCGGCGCTGCTGAACGCCCGCAGCCGCGATCAGGCGAGCACCCGCGCGGACATTCCGTTCGTCGAGGACGGCGCGCGGGTGAAGGTGAACCCGCTGGCCCACTGGACGCGCGAGAGGCTGGAAACCTATGCGCGCGAGCAGGACCTGCCGGTGAATCCGCTGTACTGGGACGGCTTCCTGAGCGTGGGCTGCTGGACGTGTACGCGTGCCGTGCGGCCCGGTGAGGACGCCCGCGCGGGCCGCTGGGCTGGCAAGGGCAAGACCGAGTGTGGCCTGTGGGCCGGGGACGGGAAGTTGTGA